In one Cryptococcus deuterogattii R265 chromosome 9, complete sequence genomic region, the following are encoded:
- a CDS encoding mRNA binding protein, whose translation MTSKVYLGRLPPGLQKADVEEHFKGFRIQDVRLMGTFGFVEFDSPRDAEDAVHEFNGKPLLGESIVVEPTRESRRRDPYEQPRPRPSRRGVRINVSGFSSATSWQDLKDYGRLGGNTIIYADVDKRNPGHGVIEYRNMEEAQEAIRRLAGVDINGAPVTLEIAPAEPEFDRDFDRRPPPPRDYDDRRAPRDYYDRPPPRDYYDRPPRRHDDRRGPRDYDDRRAPRDRDYYEDRRAPRDYDRREDRYSARERSPRRDYPPRDDDRRRDDIPPPVGP comes from the exons ATGACATCTAAAGTCTATCTTGGTCGGCTTCCCCCAG GGCTCCAAAAGGCTGACGTCGAGGAG CATTTCAAAGGCTTCCGTATCCAGGATGTCCGATTGATGGGTACTTTCGGATTTGTCGAATTTGACTCTCCTAGG GATGCTGAAGATGCTGTCCATGAATTTAACGGCAAACCGCTTCTGGGTGAAAG TATCGTAGTTGAGCCCACACGAGAGAGCCGCAGGCGAGACCCTTACGAGCAACC TCGTCCTCGACCTTCTCGTCGCGGCGTGCGAATCAATGTCTCAGGATTCTCAAGTGCAACAAGCTGGCAG GATCTCAAAGACTATGGCCGTTTGGGTGGGAACACTATCATCTACGCAGACGTTGACAAGAGGAACCCTGGTCATGG TGTGATTGAGTACCGCAACATGGAAGAGGCTCAGGAAGCCATCAGGAGACTCGCCGGCGTCGACATCAACGGTGCCCCTGTTACCCTTGAAATC GCTCCTGCTGAACCCGAATTTGACCGGGACTTCGACCGTCgacctcctccccctcgtGATTACGATGACCGTCGTGCTCCACGAGATTACTATGATCGACCTCCTCCCAGAGATTACTATGACCGTCCTCCCCGTCGCCACGACGACCGCCGAGGCCCTCGAGACTATGATGACCGTCGTGCTCCTAGGGACCGGGACTACTATGAGGATCGTCGAGCTCCTCGTGACTATGACCGTCGGGAAGACCGTTACTCTGCTCGAGAACGTTCGCCTCGCAGGGATTATCCTCCGAGAGATGACGACAGGAGGCGAGACGA TATCCCCCCTCCCGTTGGGCCTTAG
- a CDS encoding vacuolar protein yields MAQTQTEGGPLQSTFSSNHAASSSMTENKPSKLPVSKARHSLCSRPHNGPETPDPLVQRKSALIVVFALSIWSFYVIVGRVCTPMIRNRSASDLGRSVGAGTLVGFVILWLFFSWSYIKMIATPPGYARDRINKSLPPDPANYPQPYAFNPNTMQPNQEEGPDPSTWAPTMNLATQAIDDWRPDSSPEPFMGHAPPAEVKDKPKKGVKDWREVQRPVPHVEYVPRWCRFCEIVKPDRTHHCRHCGTCVMQFDHHCLWIGQCVGWANHKFFIIFNLWTSLYCFYIMILLIITEARSNSMDGQMIALIVVAAIFGLFAVTMLLTHVQLILSGRTTVESFAARDQREREDALLQTEYGYFWHNMEKRKVRKKWKEEWGGSPVDGRWRYGTRTDRWKEEMGISPLGWILPVGSPQGDGFYFKSNPKFGPHGEWLKKKDWPTELSSV; encoded by the exons ATGGCCCAGACTCAAACTGAGGGAGGACCTTTACAATCCACCTTCAGCTCAAATCATGCTGCGTCCTCGTCCATGACAGAAAATAAGCCTTCTAAATTGCCGGTGTCCAAGGCTCGGCATTCATTGTGCTCTCGCCCTCACAATGGACCTGAAACTCCAGATCCTCTAGTACAGAGGAAATCCGCTCTAAT CGTCGTCTTTGCTTTGTCAATCTGGTCCTTCTATGTCATTGTTGGAAGGGTGTGCACCCCTATGATCCGCAATCGGTCAGCCTCGGACTTGGGTCGAAGCGTTGGTG CCGGTACGCTGGTTGGATTTGTCATATTATGGCTTTTTTTCTCGTGGAGTTATATCAAG atGATTGCCACCCCTCCAGGGTACGCTAGAGAT AGAATAAACAAATCTTTGCCCCCTGACCCAGCCAACTATCCCCAACCTTACGCCTTTAATCCCAACACCATGCAGCCCaatcaagaagagggacCTGATCCTTCTACGTGGGCACCTACAATGAATCTTGCAACTCAAGCTATTGATGACTGGCGACCCGACTCATCTCCTGAACCTTTTATGGGTCATGCGCCACCCGCCGAGGTCAAAGACAAACCAAAGAAAGGCGTGAAAGATTGGCGTGAGGTGCAAAGGCCTGTACCCCACGTTGAGTACGTACCGAGATGGTGCCGTTTTTGTGAGATCGTGAAGCCAGATAGAACACATCACTGTCGCCACTGTGGCACATGCGTGATGCAGTTTGATC ATCATTGTCTATGGATCGGGCAATGTGTTGGATGGGCAAATCATAAA TTCTTCATCATATTCAATTTGTGGACTTCCCTCTACTGTTTCTACATTATGATCTTGCTTATAATTACGGAAGCCAGATCAAATAGTATGGATGGACAAATGATTGCATTGATTGTCGT AGCTGCTATATTTGGGCTTTTCGCTGTCACAATGCTTTTGACTCACGTTCAGCTCATTTTAAGTGGTCGGACAACGGTGGAAAGTTTCGCAGCTCGCGATCAACGTGAACGAGAGGACGCTCTCCTTCAGACGGAGTACGGTTACTTTTGGCATAACATGGAGAAACGCAAAGTGCGAaaaaagtggaaggaagaatggggtGGATCGCCAGtcgatggaagatggagatatgGTACAAGAACGGatagatggaaggaagaaatgggtATCAGTCCTTTAGGATGGATAC TGCCGGTCGGTAGCCCACAAGGGGATGGTTTTTACTTTAAGTCCAATCCAAAGTTTGGACCACATGGGGAgtggctgaagaagaaagactgGCCTACAGAATTATCTTCTGTATAG
- a CDS encoding transitional endoplasmic reticulum ATPase, which yields MADDPSRPVQDDSTATAILRQKRSPNRLVVDESPSDDNSVAILHPNTMEALGLFRGDTIIVRGKRRRDTVLICLSQDDIEEGKVAMNKVARGNCAIKLGDLVHVAAANDIKYGKRIHVLPFADSIEGLSGNLFDVYLRPYFLEAYRPVRKGDVFQVRGGMRTVDFKVVEVDPSPYCIVASETVIHTEGDPLDREAEEATLNDVGYDDLGGCRKQLAQIRELVELPLRHPQLFKAIGIKPPRGILMYGPPGTGKTLMARAVANETGAFFFLINGPEIMSKMAGESESNLRKAFEEAEKNSPSIIFIDELDSIAPKREKANGEVERRVVSQLLTLMDGLKARSNVVVMAATNRPNSIDPALRRFGRFDREVDIGIPDPTGRLEILRIHTKNMKLSDDVDLEQIAADTHGYVGADMASLCSEAAMQQIREKMDLIDLDEDTIDAEVLDSLGVTMENFRFALGVNNPSALRETVVEIPTTTWNDIGGLDKVKRELQETVQFPVEHPEKFLKYGMSPSKGVLFYGPPGTGKTLLAKAIANECQANFISIKGPELLTMWFGESEANVRDVFDKARAAAPCVMFFDELDSIAKSRGSSAGDGGGSSDRVLNQILTEMDGMNAKKNVFIIGATNRPDQIDSALLRPGRLDQLIYIPLPDEESRLSILKATLRKSPIDPRVDLDFLAKNTAGFSGADLTEICQRAAKLAIRASIDSDIRKERERNEKAEAAGQDVELIDEENEEDEVPAITVEHFEEAMRYARRSVSDADIRRYEMFSTTLQQSRSFGSNFKFPESGQTDNAAAGATFQNEADDDDLYA from the exons ATGGCTGACGACCCTTCTCGC CCCGTTCAAGATGACTCTACCGCCACCGCCATTTTAAGGCAAAAGCGATC TCCTAACCGTCTTGTGGTTGATGAGAGTCCTTCAGATGACAACAGTGTTGCCATCTTGCACCCTAATACCATGGAGGCCCTTGGTCTCTTCCG AGGTGATACCATCATTG TCCGTGGCAAGCGAAGGAGGGACACTGTTCTTATTTGCTTGAGTCAAGACGACATagaagagggcaaggtTGCCATGAACAAGG TCGCCCGAGGAAACTGTGCCATCAAGCTCGGTGATTTGGTCcatgttgctgctgccaacGACATTAAGTACGGCAAGCGTATccatgttcttccttttgccGACTCTATCGAAG GTCTCTCCGGAAACCTTTTCGACGTCTACCTCCGTCCTTACTTCTTGGAGGCTTACCGACCCGTCAGGAAGG GTGACGTGTTTCAGGTCAGGGGTGGTATGCGAACGGTAGATTTCAAGGTTGTCGAAGTTGATCCTTCGCCTTATTGT ATTGTTGCTTCTGAAACT GTGATTCACACTGAGGGTGACCCTCTAGACCGTGAGGCTGAAGAGGCTACCCTTAATGACGTTGGGTACGACGATCTCGGTGGATGTAGGAAGCAGCTTGCTCAG ATCCGAGAACTTGTTGAGCTTCCTTTGCGACACCCTCAGCTCTTCAAGGCCATCGGTATCAAACCTCCTCGAGGTATCCTCATGTACGGTCCTCCTGGTACCGGTAAGACCCTCATGGCCCGAGCTGTCGCCAACGAGACCGgtgccttcttcttcctcatcaacgGTCCCGAGATCATGTCCAAGATGGCGGGCGAGTCTGAATCCAACCTCCGAAAGGCTTTTGAAGAGGCGGAGAAGAATAGCCCCTCTATTATCTTCATCGACGAACTCGACTCTATTGCTCCtaagagagaaaaggcgaACGGTGAAGTTGAACGAAGAGTCGTCTCGCAGCTCCTTACTTTGATGGACGGTTTGAAGGCTCGATCTAACGTCGTTGTGATGGCAGCCACCAATCGACCCAACTCTATTGATCCTGCCCTTCGTCGATTTGGTAGATTCGACCGAGAAGTTGACATCGGTATTCCTGACCCCACTGGTCGCCTTGAGATCCTTCGAATCCACACCAAGAACATGAAGCTTTCCGATGATGTTGACCTCGAACAGATCGCTGCTGACACCCACGGTTATGTGGGCGCCGATATGGCTTCCCTCTGTTCTGAAGCCGCCATGCAGCAGATTCGAGAAAAGATGGACCTCATCGACCTCGACGAGGACACTATTGACGCTGAGGTCCTCGATTCTCTTGGTGTTACCATGGAGAACTTCCGTTTCGCTCTCGGTGTCAACAACCCCTCCGCCTTGCGTGAAACTGTTGTTGAGATCCCTACTACCACCTGGAACGATATTGGCGGTTTGGACAAGGTCAAAAGGGAGCTGCAGGAGACTGTTCAGTTCCCTGTCGAACACCCTGAGAAGTTCCTCAAGTATGGCATGTCTCCATCAAAGGGTGTTCTCTTCTACGGTCCTCCTGGTACCGGTAAAACATTGCTGGCCAAGGC TATTGCCAACGAATGTCAAGCGAACTTCATCTCTATCAAAGGTCCTGAGCTTTTGACCATGTGGTTCGGCGAGTCAGAAGCAAACGTGCGAGATGTCTTCGACAAGGCTCGTGCTGCCGCTCCTTGCGTCATGTTCTTCGATGAGCTTGATTCTATTGCCAAGTCTCGTGGTAGTTCTGCTGGAGACGGTGGTGGTTCTAGCGACCGAGTCCTTAACCAAATTCTT ACTGAAATGGACGGTATGAacgcgaagaaga acgtcttcatcattggTGCTACCAACAGACCGGATCAGATCGATTCCGCTCTCTTGCGTCCTGGACGACTTGATCAG CTTATCTACATCCCCTTGCCTGACGAGGAATCACGTCTTTCTATTCTCAAGGCTACTTTGCGAAAGTCTCCTATCGACCCCCGAGTCGACCTCGATTTCCTTGCCAAGAACACTGCTGGCTTCTCCGGTGCTGATCTTACTGAGATCTGTCAACGTGCTGCCAAGCTTGCCATCCGTGCAAGTATCGACTCGGACATCCGCAAAGAAAGGGAGCGAAATGAAAAGGCTGAGGCTGCTGGTCAGGATGTTGAACTCATCGACGAAgagaacgaggaagatgaggttCCTGCCATCACTGT TGAACATTTCGAAGAG GCTATGCGTTACGCTCGTCGATCTGTCTCAGATGCCGACATCCGTCGTTACGAGATGTTTAGCACCACCCTTCAACAATCCCGGAGCTTTGGTAGCAACTTCAAG TTCCCTGAGAGTGGACAGACTGATAACGCCGCGGCTGGCGCGACTTTCCAGAATGAGGCGGATGATGACGA CTTGTATGCTTAA
- a CDS encoding 7,8-dihydro-8-oxoguanine triphosphatase translates to MASSSIPIEFNKLPIEQSPFSSQTPVRNWAHLQNIKPWPIEYSLVFVVDRQTSKVLLGLKRRGMGVGLYNGYGGKPEPREPMLECALRELHEESGLVVNRFDLHHKGILLTSRPDPGTQQEKSLLRIHIYACTSWTGTPETTEEMEPEWIDIADLPLKKMWPEARIYVPPLLQSILQDKLNTEMLLARVDYEYLTSVQAPTPSPPLLGLSISFENGDGDDLPMERLSGWWMTFTTARVLSLVAENSGI, encoded by the exons ATGGCCAGTTCCAGCATACCCATCGAGTTCAACAAGCTTCCGATTGAGCAGTCGCCATTTTCGAGCCAGACCCCAGTTCGGAACTGGGCACATTTGCAAAATATCAAGCCATGGCCGATTGAGTACAGTCTTgtgtttgttgttgacagGCAAACGTCAAAA GTGCTATTAGGACTGAAGAGGCGCGGTATGGGAGTTGGCCT GTACAATGGTTATGGAGGCAAGCCAGAACCCAGAGAGCCGATGCTGGAATGTGCGCTTCGAGAACTACAT GAAGAGTCAGGTTTGGTTGTAAACAGATTTGATCTTCATCACAAGGGCATTCTCCTTACCAGCCGACCAGATCCTGGTACTCAGCAAGAGAAATCACTCCTAAGGATTCACATATACGCCTGTACTTCTTGGACAGGAACTCCGGAAAC GacggaggaaatggaaCCAGAATGGATCGACATCGCGGATCTGCCTTTGAAAAAAATG TGGCCAGAGGCCAGGATATATGTGCCTCCTCTCTTGCAGTCCATCCTTCAAGATAAATTGAATACGGAGATGCTTCTAGCACGTGTTGACTACGAGTATCTCACCTCTGTTCAGGCCCCGACACCTTCACCTCCGCTGCTTGGACTAAGCATCAGCTTCGAAAacggagatggagatgatttACCCATGGAACGACTGAGTGGCTGGTGGATGACATTCACAACAGCACGAGTATTGTCTTTGGTCGCCGAAAACAGTGGAATATAG
- a CDS encoding derlin-2/3, which translates to MADFSAVFSSVPPVTRTILIGLAVVTFPCLLGLTSPASVALLWRRVTHGYEIWRLLTCFFFGGGGFPLLYDFFLIYRNSSSMETDIYRANTAEYAWLHVMMATFILIFNMFVGLPFLFRPLLHAQTYVWCRVNPTVKVSIFGLLTIPTSLYPVALIVLDLLTGGPPKAIGGVMGLLAGHLWWFLSTYVPLYAPSHLRHKNPLATPRFFKSWFINNGSNRRTFQAAGTSTQAQTSFATSSSRSEAAQEARHRWGGGQRLGGSTL; encoded by the exons ATGGCCGACTTCTCCGCCGTGTTCAGTTCAGTGCCACCAGTCACCCGCACAATACTCATAGGGCTTGCGGTTGTTACTTT CCCTTGTCTCCTGGGATTGACATCTCCAGCGTCT GTTGCATTACTATGGAGGAGAGTAACGCATGGATATGAA ATATGGCGCCTCTTGACATGTTTCTTTTTCGGAG GTGGCGGTTTTCCACTGCTATATGATTTTTTCCTCATATACCGaaattcctcctccatggAAACAGATATCTA TCGCGCTAATACAGCTGAATATGCTTGGCTGCATGTCATGATGGCTACTTTTATCCTT ATATTCAACATGTTCGTTGGGCTACCATTTTTGTTCCGCCCCCTTCTCCATGCCCAAACCTATGTTTGGTGCCGTGTAAACCCTACAGTCAAAGTTTCCATATTTGGACTGTTGACAATACCGACCAGCT TGTATCCTGTAGCCCTCATTGTTCTTGATCTGTTAACAGGTGGGCCTCCAAAAGCAATCGGTGGTGTCATGGGACTGTTGGCAGGACATTTATG GTGGTTCCTCTCAACTTATGTCCCCCTCTATGCTCCTTCTCACTTACGCCATAAAAACCCCCTTGCAACTCctcgcttcttcaaatcatGGTTTATCAACAACGGCTCCAATAGACGCACATTCCAAGCAGCAGGAACAAGTACGCAGGCCCAGACATCCTTTGCAACAAGTAGTTCTCGATCAGAAGCAGCACAGGAAGCAAGGCATAGGTGGGGTGGGGGACAACGATTAGGGGGTTCTACTCTTTAG